In the SAR86 cluster bacterium genome, TAAGTAGTCACTCTTTGTTAAATTATTACAAGATAGATTTTGATGATCTTCAACTTCCAGATGAGATCTTTTCAGATATTAAAGATATATATATTTGTTTAGGTACCACTATCAAAAAAGCTGGATCAAAAGACGCTTTTCAGAAGGTTGATATAACTTACTGTTACGAGATCGCTAAGCAAGCGCAGGCTAGTGGAGTTAAAAATATATCTATTGTTACTTCTCTGGGATCGGATCCTAACGCTGCAAACTTTTATTTAAAAAGTAAAGGAATGATAGAAGATAAGATAACTAAAATAGATTTTGATTCTATATCTATTCATAGACCTGGTTTATTAATAGGCGCTAGAAATGAAATTAGGTTAGGTGAGTTTATTGGACAAAAGATTTTTCCTTATTTTATAGATCCTTTCTTAATGGGAAGCACAAGAAAGTACCGAAGTATAAAGGGTGACATTCTAGCCAAGGCGATGGTTAATTTATCCGGATATGGAGAGGGGGTTAATTACTACTATTTTGACGACTTTAATAAATCTGCGAAAGGTGACCTCTAACCTGCTTTTTTAAATTTAAGGTCATCATCTTCTACACTTTTGAAACGAATCTGAGTGATATCTCTTAAATAATTTTGGCTATTAATCCAAGGATCTCTTGAGCCTTGCTTGGGCAGTTGATCTCTTACTCTCTCAATATATCCAGAGTTTAAATCAAGATATTCTTTTTCAGACACTACATCTTCGCCTATTTCAGGACAAAAATAATCCAAACCTTTTTTGTCTAGTAAGTTAATCAATTTACATGCATATTCCGATATTAGATCAGCGCCTAATGTCCAAGAAGCAGTAGTGTACCCAAAAGTTGCTATTAAGTTAGGTACATCACTGAACATCATGGTTTTATATTGCGTCTTTTCTGATATATCGAGAGTTTGATTATCAATTTTTATATCTATACCGTTTAGCAACATCATATTAAGTCCGGTTG is a window encoding:
- a CDS encoding NAD(P)H-binding protein; this encodes MLRNKSMVVGSTGLVGKSVVNHLIEKEISVLALVRNDQVSSHSLLNYYKIDFDDLQLPDEIFSDIKDIYICLGTTIKKAGSKDAFQKVDITYCYEIAKQAQASGVKNISIVTSLGSDPNAANFYLKSKGMIEDKITKIDFDSISIHRPGLLIGARNEIRLGEFIGQKIFPYFIDPFLMGSTRKYRSIKGDILAKAMVNLSGYGEGVNYYYFDDFNKSAKGDL